A part of Eremothecium sinecaudum strain ATCC 58844 chromosome VII, complete sequence genomic DNA contains:
- a CDS encoding HGR008Cp (Non-syntenic homolog of Ashbya gossypii AGL178W; Non-syntenic homolog of Saccharomyces cerevisiae YGR109W-B, YIL082W-A and YIL080W), with product MDRGTPTYGGQRRTVETSPSTDMGRHSHVAAGMFKETKMTGEDPNQLRMLLMQVKYLATRNQPEWNDDDKTMYLISHLGDNPQRSAMAYYFRIESERGSPPTFEEMVDNLSLTYNQVVSPVDKIVQLIDVDVAKNQDFAQYVHEFQLTTAELATKDLQTLVDQMMMAIFKYGLSTEAKQLLAVCPKTPKNWRMMADVIRENPATVQSMDKTATRRKTSTRGWIPASTKDKSIRSNDGKKEKREREKPLKCYTCNEEGHFSPQCPEELHLAQPMKPAKIEELTTSLENFHITGNRSKPVRLASQIQDKRIKIHKTESRELDGVQVAIKGIRGLVIPALDEGTLKPVKVLLDTGAYLSLVTDSCVRRLGITTLEVPEAWYRGIDGDLIAATTGVEFSLRYNSRTYAFVACVTPLELDVDVIVGTSTMVLMPEWIEVVTQLLQNRSNNLQRITDVSAKRSSDVTGWPREPRDTDRVEDTVTGKDEIPRRQTVKAGAAELNTVEAEPEVVSTPSGKQVQRELLEQQASPRVGSQEDWLRYKARSSGSTSSSPQESDLPPVLAEKYKDTVTDVLNNAHIQKRRVCHEIRLVEGARLPKLQPYRQTAKEKNITRTLVNELLEQGFIIPSTAPGSSPIVLVKKKDGSHRLRINYRELNKITVRDPFPLPRIDDLLACIGEAKVFSTLDLHGGYHQIPMKKEDREKTAFITSQGKFEYVVMPFGLVNATSTLARYMTELFIELPFVAVYLDVLLIYSKDEEEHITHLDIVLGRLKEQGLIAKKKKCHFNVNKVEFLGYEVSDIGIKPLTHKCEAIKLLKMPQTVKQTQRFLGLVNYYRRFIPNCSLVTRPLHRFIAGKEKWSKRQTEAVERTKALLSSEPILVKFKTYDPDAKYVLTTDASKEGVGGVLEEVDEHGKVVGVVEYFSKAFNDVQSRYPAGELQLLGIVEALRHFRYLLHGRPFQIKTDRLGLLTVKNKGKPHRRVARWLDELEEYDFTISYVKGPHNVVADVLSRDVRRFYMVEGAIIRPTLWKEDYKADPFSIAVLKTLGKKFHPVMEGNDVHLVAKYMEKLRKSEIFRQKVSMDGSVIYYENRIIVPRNKVQEVLQTYHDHFLTGGHFGIEATYSKIALYYYWPKMARDVKEYVKTCVDCQVRKRYRPNSQGKIMPLPKATERWKELSMDFLSGIPKSRQGNDMIMVVVDRFSKYAWFIPCQKTISGEQVFYLLADNIFKEKGCPNTVVSDRDVRYESAKYQELMEAYGIKLLRSTAAHPQTDGQTERVMQPLTRLLKQFAQSPNWDQHLWHVQFVYNSANNQAIKDIPARVAYGYVPYEPCVEVGADNGNQSLDADNLASLLEAINARIKDQLEENRIRMEVKNDKRRYQMSWAI from the coding sequence ATGGACAGGGGTACACCAACTTATGGAGGTCAACGGAGAACCGTTGAGACTTCCCCATCCACAGATATGGGACGTCACTCCCACGTTGCAGCAGGGATGTTTAAGGAGACGAAGATGACAGGGGAGGACCCTAATCAACTCCGTATGCTATTGATGCAAGTGAAGTATTTGGCAACGCGTAATCAGCCAGAGTGGAATGACGATGATAAGACGATGTACTTGATCAGTCATTTAGGTGATAACCCTCAAAGGAGTGCTATGGCATACTACTTTAGGATTGAATCAGAGCGAGGATCCCCACCAACATTTGAAGAGATGGTAGACAACCTATCCCTCACCTATAACCAAGTTGTATCTCCGGTAGACAAGATTGTGCAACTTATTGACGTAGATGTTGCAAAAAACCAAGACTTTGCTCAATACGTGCATGAATTTCAATTAACCACCGCGGAGCTTGCCACCAAGGACCTTCAAACCCTTGTGGATCAGATGATGATGGCTATATTCAAGTATGGATTGTCCACCGAAGCTAAACAATTGCTGGCAGTATGCCCTAAGACACCGAAAAATTGGCGTATGATGGCCGATGTCATTCGGGAAAATCCAGCAACCGTACAATCGATGGATAAAACAGCAACACGTCGTAAGACATCCACACGCGGATGGATCCCAGCAAGCACGAAGGATAAATCCATCAGAAGTAACGATGGAAAGAAAGAGAAGCGGGAGCGGGAGAAACCTCTGAAATGCTATACTTGTAATGAAGAAGGGCACTTCTCACCTCAGTGTCCCGAAGAATTACACTTAGCACAACCAATGAAACCTGCTAAAATTGAAGAACTAACAACGTCGTTAGAGAATTTTCATATCACAGGTAATAGGAGTAAACCAGTAAGACTAGCGTCTCAAATTCAAGATAAACGAATAAAAATCCATAAAACAGAAAGCAGAGAATTAGATGGAGTACAAGTAGCCATTAAAGGGATTAGGGGGCTTGTAATTCCTGCGTTAGATGAGGGGACGCTTAAACCAGTCAAAGTACTATTAGACACAGGCGCATATCTATCCCTGGTGACGGACAGCTGCGTTCGTAGGTTAGGGATAACCACTTTAGAAGTACCAGAGGCATGGTATCGTGGGATAGATGGAGATTTGATAGCCGCCACCACTGGAGTAGAGTTCAGTCTACGTTATAACAGCAGAACATACGCATTTGTAGCGTGTGTCACTCCTTTAGAATTGGATGTGGACGTCATTGTAGGTACATCAACCATGGTATTGATGCCAGAGTGGATCGAGGTTGTTACCCAGTTGCTACAGAATAGGAGTAATAACTTACAAAGAATTACGGACGTGAGTGCGAAGCGATCCAGTGATGTAACAGGTTGGCCACGGGAGCCTAGAGATACCGACAGGGTAGAAGATACCGTAACCGGGAAGGACGAGATACCTCGGCGCCAGACGGTAAAAGCAGGAGCAGCAGAGCTCAATACAGTAGAGGCGGAGCCAGAAGTTGTGAGCACACCTTCAGGGAAACAGGTACAACGAGAGCTGTTAGAACAACAGGCGAGCCCAAGAGTAGGCAGTCAAGAAGACTGGTTAAGATACAAGGCCAGATCCTCAGGGTCAACTTCTAGTAGCCCACAAGAGTCGGATTTACCACCCGTATTAGCAGAAAAGTACAAAGATACAGTAACAGATGTATTGAACAATGCGCACATACAGAAAAGACGAGTGTGCCACGAAATTAGACTTGTGGAAGGAGCAAGACTACCGAAATTACAGCCCTACAGACAGACAGCTAAAGAGAAGAACATCACAAGAACATTAGTGAACGAACTCTTAGAACAGGGATTTATCATACCCTCAACCGCACCCGGTAGCTCACCGATAGTGCTAGTGAAAAAGAAGGACGGTAGCCACCGATTACGCATCAATTATAGGGAGTTGAACAAGATCACAGTACGTGATCCATTCCCCTTACCTAGAATTGACGACCTGTTAGCTTGTATTGGGGAAGCAAAAGTGTTCAGTACTTTAGATCTCCATGGTGGATACCATCAGATTCCTATGAAGAAAGAAGATAGGGAGAAAACTGCGTTCATTACGTCCCAAGGGAAGTTCGAGTACGTAGTGATGCCATTCGGATTAGTAAATGCTACAAGCACGCTCGCTAGATATATGACGGAATTGTTCATAGAACTACCTTTTGTTGCCGTCTACTTAGATGTTCTTCTAATCTACTCgaaggatgaagaagaacacATAACTCATCTCGATATAGTATTAGGGAGATTAAAAGAGCAAGGGCTAATagcgaagaagaaaaagtGTCATTTTAATGTGAACAAGGTAGAGTTCTTAGGGTATGAAGTCAGTGATATAGGAATCAAACCTTTAACCCACAAATGTGAAGCCATCAAGCTGTTAAAGATGCCACAAACGGTTAAGCAAACACAACGATTTTTAGGTCTTGTGAATTATTACCGCCGATTTATACCTAATTGTTCATTAGTTACTAGACCACTACACCGATTTATAGCAGGAAAAGAGAAGTGGTCTAAACGACAGACAGAAGCAGTCGAACGCACCAAAGCTCTACTGTCCAGTGAACCAATTCTGGTGAAGTTTAAGACATATGACCCCGATGCGAAATATGTGTTAACCACAGACGCGTCTAAGGAGGGAGTAGGCGGAGTGTTGgaagaagttgatgaaCATGGGAAGGTAGTAGGTGTCGTGGAGTATTTCTCCAAAGCATTCAATGATGTGCAGTCGAGATATCCTGCTGGAGAATTACAGTTACTAGGTATAGTAGAAGCACTGCGGCACTTCAGATATTTGTTACATGGCAGACCGTTTCAGATTAAAACAGACCGTCTAGGGCTATTGACAGTGAAGAATAAAGGTAAACCACACCGAAGAGTAGCACGGTGGTTGGATGAATTAGAAGAATATGACTTCACAATCAGTTACGTGAAAGGACCGCATAATGTAGTAGCAGATGTGTTATCGCGAGACGTACGAAGGTTCTATATGGTAGAAGGAGCCATTATTAGACCAACATTATGGAAAGAGGATTACAAGGCAGATCCATTCTCCATTGCAGTACTAAAAACCCTAGGTAAGAAATTCCACCCAGTGATGGAAGGGAACGACGTACACTTGGTAGCGAAGTACATGGAGAAGTTGAGGAAGTCCGAGATCTTCAGACAAAAGGTTTCCATGGATGGATCAGTGATCTATTATGAAAATAGAATCATAGTTCCAAGGAATAAGGTCCAAGAGGTACTACAGACATATCACGATCACTTCTTGACAGGAGGACATTTCGGGATTGAAGCCACGTATAGTAAGATCGCACTATATTATTACTGGCCAAAGATGGCAAGAGATGTTAAGGAGTATGTGAAAACATGCGTGGATTGTCAGGTTAGGAAGCGTTATCGCCCGAATAGCCAGGGGAAGATCATGCCACTGCCTAAAGCCACAGAACGGTGGAAAGAATTAAGCATGGACTTCTTATCAGGTATTCCAAAATCCAGACAAGGTAATGACATGATTATGGTCGTAGTAGATCGATTTTCGAAGTATGCATGGTTTATCCCATGTCAGAAAACCATCAGTGGAGAACAAGTATTTTACTTATTAGCAGATAATATCTTTAAAGAGAAGGGTTGTCCGAATACTGTCGTTAGTGACCGAGATGTTAGGTACGAGAGTGCAAAGTATCAAGAACTCATGGAGGCTTATGGAATTAAGTTACTACGCTCAACAGCCGCCCACCCGCAAACGGATGGACAGACAGAACGGGTGATGCAACCATTAACCCGATTACTAAAACAATTTGCACAATCCCCAAATTGGGATCAACATTTATGGCACGTTCAATTTGTATACAATAGTGCAAACAATCAAGCTATCAAAGACATCCCAGCGAGAGTAGCATATGGTTACGTACCATACGAACCCTGCGTAGAAGTCGGTGCAGATAACGGCAATCAAAGCCTCGACGCAGATAACCTCGCATCACTCTTGGAAGCCATTAACGCTCGAATCAAAGACCAATTAGAAGAGAACCGTATTCGAATGGAGGTCAAGAATGACAAGCGACGCTACCAAATGTCGTGGGCTATTTAA
- the PTI1 gene encoding cleavage polyadenylation factor subunit PTI1 (Syntenic homolog of Ashbya gossypii AGR009C; Syntenic homolog of Saccharomyces cerevisiae YGR156W (PTI1)): MPDPRVRKSRHELTPDNLSSSILLSNLPSSWSQSTVTSILAGSGPIIKVSEKKDPRNGRLVGIIVDYLTSKDCKRAIEIIQKIKNFNCKIERIIPLNWSSRGDVSEKDVLDLKRDNYPWDDNLELPFELVSEVPIPRKPVTKPVVANNANGQSPFPEILSKASQHLPALQPDSLVATDSVSSNLLQIPPLQLLEMISNLKMLSNQHTSRKLQLEQFLRGNNVVTIAVAQALLEMGFINYEVVTKVISEYQQQPPQNTPRQSSTPTNYIPQPGMPSLSGTLNMIHPQMVGTPHHPAQITTNQFMMTQAPTPISQQPQQQQHNTQPCIPTQQSTLKLNESKLNALPKDKQDMIRQVINLPHDQIRLLPPEQINVIDSLRKEYLI; encoded by the coding sequence ATGCCGGATCCAAGAGTAAGGAAGTCTAGACATGAATTAACTCCAGATAATCTTTCATCATCAATACTTTTGTCTAATTTGCCAAGCTCGTGGTCGCAATCTACTGTGACATCGATTCTTGCTGGTTCGGGCCCCATAATCAAAGTATCAGAGAAGAAAGACCCTCGTAATGGCAGGTTAGTAGGTATTATAGTAGATTATTTGACTAGTAAAGATTGTAAACGTGCGATTGAAATTATACAAAAAATAAAGAATTTCAATTGTAAGATTGAGAGAATAATACCTTTAAATTGGTCATCCCGAGGGGATGTAAGTGAAAAAGATGTGCTCGATTTAAAAAGAGATAACTATCCATGGGATGATAATTTAGAACTGCCTTTTGAGTTAGTTTCCGAGGTGCCAATACCTAGAAAGCCGGTTACCAAGCCAGTTGTAGCTAACAATGCCAACGGACAATCGCCATTCCCTGAAATATTAAGCAAAGCTTCACAGCATTTGCCTGCATTGCAGCCTGATTCATTAGTTGCTACTGATTCGGTATCTTCTAACCTATTGCAAATTCCACCACTCCAATTGCTTGAGATGATATCAAATCTTAAAATGCTCTCAAACCAACACACCTCGAGGAAACTCCAGCTAGAACAATTTTTACGAGGAAATAATGTCGTAACAATTGCAGTAGCTCAAGCATTATTAGAGATGGGGTTCATTAACTATGAGGTTGTCACCAAAGTCATTTCGGAGTATCAACAACAACCACCGCAAAACACTCCAAGACAATCCTCGACGCCCACGAATTATATTCCGCAGCCAGGCATGCCATCTCTATCAGGGACATTAAATATGATCCATCCGCAAATGGTTGGCACGCCGCACCATCCAGCACAAATAACAACCAACCAATTTATGATGACTCAGGCACCTACACCAATCTCTCAGCAACCccaacagcaacaacatAATACACAACCCTGCATTCCAACACAGCAGTCTACGCTAAAGTTAAATGAATCCAAACTTAATGCCTTGCCTAAGGATAAGCAAGATATGATAAGACAAGTTATTAACCTCCCGCACGATCAAATCAGACTATTGCCGCCAGAGCAAATTAACGTTATTGATAGTCTAAGAAAAGAGTACTTAATATAG
- the RNA15 gene encoding Rna15p (Syntenic homolog of Ashbya gossypii AGR010C; Syntenic homolog of Saccharomyces cerevisiae YGL044C (RNA15)), which translates to MNKVGNGRPSRTVYLGSIPYDQTEQQILDLCSNVGPVTGLKMMFDPQTGKSKGYAFIEFKDLATSFSAVRNLNGYSLGNRTLKCGYTTGGGISEKYSLSNRGELVQSSSGGVALQQEELMYPDLPEGLDVNINMTTPAMTISSELAKLSKSEQFNLLEKLQGMSRNHREAFVSLLKQCPQLSFVVAELLLTNGISQIDELTQLAVDQVTTSSSKDTTPNTLDDDPQRLELLKQVLQLTDAEIATLPEDEKMSLWDLKQRAMKGEFGAL; encoded by the coding sequence ATGAATAAGGTTGGTAATGGTCGACCATCGCGCACTGTATACTTGGGTTCTATTCCTTATGATCAGACTGAACAACAAATCCTTGATCTTTGCAGTAATGTAGGGCCTGTCACAGGGTTAAAAATGATGTTTGATCCTCAGACTGGGAAGTCCAAAGGGTATGCTTTTATTGAATTTAAAGACTTGGCAACTAGTTTTTCGGCCGTACGTAACCTTAATGGTTATTCACTTGGAAATAGGACGTTAAAATGTGGGTATACGACAGGTGGTGGTATTTCAGAAAAATACTCATTGAGTAACCGAGGTGAATTAGTTCAATCAAGTAGTGGTGGAGTAGCCCTACAACAGGAAGAGCTAATGTACCCGGATCTTCCAGAAGGTCTAGATGTTAACATAAATATGACTACTCCAGCAATGACAATTTCTAGTGAATTAGCAAAGCTGTCCAAGAGTGAGCAATTTAACTTGCTCGAGAAATTACAAGGCATGTCACGAAATCATAGGGAGGCTTTCGTATCGTTGCTTAAACAATGTCCCCAGTTAAGCTTTGTAGTTGCAGAACTGTTGTTGACCAACGGCATCAGCCAGATAGATGAATTAACTCAACTTGCTGTTGACCAAGTGACTACGTCTTCTTCAAAAGATACTACTCCTAATACATTGGATGATGATCCTCAAAGGTTAGAGCTTTTAAAGCAAGTCTTACAGCTCACCGATGCCGAAATTGCAACATTGCCGGAAGACGAAAAAATGTCGCTATGGGATCTAAAACAAAGAGCAATGAAAGGAGAGTTTGGTGCATTGTGA
- the DST1 gene encoding transcription elongation factor DST1 (Syntenic homolog of Ashbya gossypii AGR011W; Syntenic homolog of Saccharomyces cerevisiae YGL043W (DST1)), whose amino-acid sequence MESKEVVTHVKNLEKNKTNEETVLQILRILNKELVATEKLLRETKVGVIVNQFKKSSNEEIAKLVKKMISTWKEAISKEKKKRAAAAISQSASTSSGSSSNNSGNHASTVSGSSNEPRAQEKYQAKGPRSAKNDGVTTTIYNDKLRDMVIKAFYDALAKESEHPPQSILTTSIEIEKQMYKLNPTSENEKAYKDKYRVIYSNVISKNNPELKHKITNGDISPEHLVSCNPKDLAPEHLKRKLEEIAKQNLFNAQGATLERSVTDRFQCGKCKEKKVSYYQLQTRSADEPLTTFCTCEVCGNRWKFS is encoded by the coding sequence ATGGAATCCAAAGAAGTTGTTACTCATGTAAAGAACTTGGAAAAGAACAAAACTAATGAGGAAACTGTTTTACAGATTTTGCGCATACTCAATAAAGAGTTAGTGGCAACAGAAAAGCTTTTGCGAGAAACCAAAGTTGGTGTGATCGTAAACCAATTTAAGAAATCCTCTAATGAAGAAATTGCTAAGTTGGTAAAGAAGATGATTTCAACGTGGAAAGAAGCTATATCTaaggaaaagaagaaaaggGCTGCTGCAGCTATATCACAATCTGCTTCTACATCGTCGGGGTCTTCTTCAAATAACAGCGGCAACCACGCTTCGACAGTAAGTGGTTCTTCCAACGAACCTAGAGCACAGGAAAAATACCAGGCTAAGGGACCACGGAGTGCAAAAAACGACGGAGTAACTACAACTATATATAACGATAAATTACGGGACATGGTTATAAAGGCCTTCTACGATGCGCTGGCGAAGGAAAGTGAACATCCACCACAGTCAATACTCACCACCTCCATTGAAATAGAGAAGCAAATGTATAAACTTAACCCAACGAGCGAAAACGAAAAAGCTTACAAAGATAAATATCGGGTAATCTACTCAAACGTTATTTCCAAGAATAATCCAGAGCTAAAACATAAAATAACAAATGGCGATATATCGCCAGAACATCTTGTAAGTTGCAACCCAAAAGATTTGGCACCAGAACACTTAAAGAGAAAACTTGAAGAGATTGCTAAACAAAACCTGTTTAATGCCCAAGGTGCTACGCTAGAAAGATCCGTTACCGACAGATTCCAATGTGGTAAATGTAAGGAGAAAAAGGTTTCATACTACCAACTGCAGACTAGATCAGCGGATGAACCTTTAACAACATTCTGTACCTGTGAGGTCTGTGGGAATAGGTGGAAGTTTTCATAA
- the DPC13 gene encoding Dpc13p (Syntenic homolog of Eremothecium cymbalariae Ecym_7342 and Saccharomyces cerevisiae YGL041W; not in Ashbya gossypii): protein MFKLKLLQRAASSTRTTTVALHHGRLICTPLHSTCHGRYYSESRDSNNNFANSAITKLMQQLQSSPKAKEAFDVVTRILLDKKLIDINSTKRPDTWQMIKLLIDPDVRAAMKNLSGKLHEAGIKLRKEDITTLMQLFKLNKK, encoded by the coding sequence ATGTTCAAGTTAAAACTCCTTCAAAGAGCAGCAAGTTCTACAAGAACTACCACTGTTGCTTTACACCATGGTAGGCTCATCTGTACGCCTCTTCACTCAACTTGCCACGGCAGGTATTATTCTGAATCAAGGGACAGTAATAATAACTTTGCTAACTCAGCAATTACAAAGTTAATGCAACAGCTACAGTCTTCCCCTAAAGCCAAGGAAGCATTTGATGTCGTGACTAGAATCTTGTTAGACAAAAAGTTAATAGATATTAATTCTACCAAAAGACCAGATACATGGCAAATGATAAAATTGCTAATTGACCCTGACGTCCGTGCTGCGATGAAAAACCTCAGCGGCAAATTACATGAGGCTGGTATTAAACTTAGAAAAGAAGATATTACGACACTAATGCAGTTGTTTAAACTCAATAAAAAGTAA
- the CYS4 gene encoding cystathionine beta-synthase CYS4 (Syntenic homolog of Ashbya gossypii AGR012C; Syntenic homolog of Saccharomyces cerevisiae YGR155W (CYS4)): MSDNRHNVIDLVGNTPLVELTKLPKALGIKPKIYAKLELYNPGGSIKDRIAKAMIEHAEKEGIIHPSRSTLIEPTSGNTGIGLALIGAVKGYRTIITLPEKMSNEKVSVLRALGAEIIRTPTAAAWDSPESHIGVAKKLEKEIPGGIILDQYNNMNNPDAHYHGTAKEIHQQLNNLGKFGDLKAVVAGAGTGGTISGISKYLKEQNRNIQIIGADPKGSILAQPESLNNSDIAEYKVEGIGYDFIPNVLDRSLVDSWVKTEDKSSFKYARQLISNEGVLVGGSSGSAFAALVEYVNSHPGLTEEDVIVVIFPDSIRSYLSKFVDNEWLKINNLWDDEIVAPLSKNDKDAFKGATVKDLHLKPVVAVKEDAPVSEVVKILRDNGFDQLPVLDNKSEKLVGMVTLSQLLKHLSSGKEVHTIKGLYFNFRKLNNFDEVSSYNENKTGKKKFVKFTVNSQLKELNEFFEKYSSAIITDGLKPIHVVTKVDLLSYLA; this comes from the coding sequence ATGTCCGACAACCGCCATAATGTTATTGATTTGGTTGGTAACACTCCATTAGTGGAGTTGACTAAATTGCCAAAAGCTCTTGGCATCAAGCCTAAAATCTACGCTAAGTTAGAGCTTTACAACCCAGGTGGTTCTATCAAGGATCGTATCGCCAAAGCTATGATTGAACACGCTGAAAAAGAAGGTATTATTCATCCATCAAGAAGTACTTTAATTGAGCCTACTTCTGGTAATACTGGTATTGGTTTGGCATTAATTGGTGCTGTTAAGGGCTACAGAACTATTATTACCTTACCAGAGAAGATGTCTAACGAAAAGGTGTCTGTTTTGAGGGCACTAGGTGCTGAAATTATCAGAACACCAACTGCTGCTGCCTGGGATTCTCCAGAATCTCACATTGGTGTTGCTAAGAAATTAGAAAAGGAAATCCCCGGTGGCATCATCTTGGACCAATACAACAACATGAATAACCCTGATGCTCATTACCACGGTACCGCAAAAGAAATTCACCAGCAGTTGAATAACTTAGGTAAATTTGGAGATTTGAAGGCTGTTGTCGCTGGTGCTGGTACTGGTGGTACAATTAGTGGTATTTCTAAGTACTTAAAGGAGCAAAATAGGAACATCCAAATTATCGGAGCTGATCCTAAGGGTTCTATTTTGGCTCAACCTGAATCCTTAAATAACTCAGATATTGCTGAATACAAGGTTGAAGGTATCGGATATGACTTCATTCCAAATGTCCTAGACAGATCGCTAGTTGACAGTTGGGTTAAGACTGAGGATAAGAGTTCTTTCAAATATGCACGTCAATTAATTTCTAACGAAGGTGTACTTGTTGGTGGTTCTTCTGGATCGGCTTTCGCCGCTCTTGTCGAGTACGTCAACAGTCATCCAGGTTTGACTGAGGAAGACGTCATTGTTGTTATTTTCCCAGACTCCATTAGATCTTACTTGTCGAAATTCGTTGATAATGAATGGTTGAAGATTAACAACTTGTGGGATGATGAAATTGTTGCACCATTGTCAAAGAATGACAAAGATGCATTCAAGGGCGCAACTGTTAAGGACCTGCACTTAAAGCCCGTCGTAGCTGTTAAAGAAGATGCCCCAGTTTCTGAAGTTGTCAAAATCCTACGGGACAATGGTTTCGATCAACTTCCAGTTTTGGACAATAAGAGCGAAAAATTGGTCGGCATGGTCACTTTGTCTCAACTGCTGAAGCATTTGTCATCAGGTAAGGAGGTACATACTATCAAGGGTTTGTACTTTAACTTCAGGAAGTTGAACAACTTTGATGAGGTCTCTTCATACAACGAAAATAAGACTGGTAAGAAGAAGTTTGTGAAGTTCACCGTCAACTCTCAGTTGAAAGAGTTGAATGAGTTCTTCGAAAAGTACTCGTCTGCCATTATTACTGACGGTCTAAAACCTATTCACGTAGTTACTAAGGTTGACCTATTATCTTACTTGGCATAA
- the VPS20 gene encoding ESCRT-III subunit protein VPS20 (Syntenic homolog of Ashbya gossypii AGR014W; Non-syntenic homolog of Saccharomyces cerevisiae YMR077C (VPS20)): protein MGQSSSKIRVTPTDKAILQLKLAKDNLHRYTKRTYTLITDEREELKKMIKEDNQDVKKNPRARLLLKRIHYQQHLLDQCSDQLINLENLLMTIEFKLVEQQFIERLTQGNEVLKKLNREFEGVGKLMDDVGEQIAYQEEIDNVLSNSLVSVVGGFQEELDRELDELDEEINHKNKITDLPSVNGLPEVKIAQQPHDAAEEPVHDASNSKSENKTSEMVLTA, encoded by the coding sequence ATGGGTCAGTCTAGTAGCAAGATTAGGGTTACTCCTACAGATAAAGCCATACTTCAGCTGAAATTAGCTAAAGATAACTTGCACAGGTACACTAAGCGCACATATACGTTGATAACAGATGAACGTGAGGAACTAAAAAAGATGATTAAGGAGGATAATCAAGATGTTAAGAAGAACCCAAGAGCCCGTCTTCTGTTAAAGCGTATTCACTACCAGCAACACCTGTTAGACCAGTGTTCTGACCAACTTATAAATCTTGAAAACTTATTAATGACTATCGAATTCAAATTGGTTGAGCAGCAATTTATAGAAAGATTAACCCAGGGGAATGAAGTTCTCAAGAAACTGAATAGAGAGTTTGAGGGCGTTGGAAAGCTAATGGACGATGTAGGGGAGCAAATAGCATACCAAGAGGAAATTGATAATGTACTGTCAAATAGTCTAGTAAGTGTCGTGGGCGGTTTCCAAGAAGAACTTGATAGGGAACTTGACGAACTTGACGAGGAAATAAATCATAAGAATAAAATTACGGATTTGCCATCTGTTAATGGATTACCAGAGGTAAAAATAGCGCAGCAACCTCATGATGCTGCAGAGGAGCCGGTGCACGATGCAAGTAATTCCAAGAGTGAAAACAAAACATCTGAGATGGTTTTAACAGCATAA